In a single window of the Hirundo rustica isolate bHirRus1 chromosome 7, bHirRus1.pri.v3, whole genome shotgun sequence genome:
- the MSTN gene encoding growth/differentiation factor 8, producing MQKLALYASIYLFMLISVDPVALDDSSQPAENAEKDGLCNACTWRQNTKSSRIEAIKIQILSKLRLEQAPNISRDVIKQLLPKAPPLQELIDQYDVQRDDSSDGSLEDDDYHATTETIITMPTESDFLVQMEGKPKCCFFKFSSKIQYNKVVKAQLWIYLRQVQKPTTVFVQILRLIKPMKDGTRYTGIRSLKLDMNPGTGIWQSIDVKTVLQNWLKQPESNLGIEIKAFDENGRNLAVTFPGPGEDGLNPFLEVRVTDTPKRSRRDFGLDCDEHSTESRCCRYPLTVDFEAFGWDWIIAPKRYKANYCSGECEFVFLQKYPHTHLVHQANPRGSAGPCCTPTKMSPINMLYFNGKEQIIYGKIPAMVVDRCGCS from the exons ATGCAAAAGCTAGCGCTCTATGCTTCTATTTACCTGTTCATGCTGATTTCAGTTGATCCGGTTGCTCTTGATGACAGTAGTCAGCCCGCAGAGAACGCTGAAAAGGATGGACTGTGCAATGCTTGTACGTGGAGACAGAATACAAAATCTTCCAGAATAGAAGCCATAAAAATTCAAATCCTCAGCAAACTGCGTCTGGAACAAGCTCCTAACATTAGCAGAGACGTTATTAAACAACTTTTACCCAAGGCTCCTCCACTGCAGGAATTGATTGATCAGTATGATGTGCAGAGAGATGACAGTAGCGATGGCTCTTTGGAAGATGATGACTATCATGCCACCACCGAAACGATTATCACAATGCCTACAGAGT CTGATTTTCTTGTACAAATGGAGGGAAAACCAAAATGTTGCTTCTTTAAGTTTAGCTCTAAAATACAATATAACAAAGTAGTAAAGGCACAATTGTGGATATACTTGAGGCAAGTCCAAAAACCTACAACGGTGTTTGTGCAGATCCTGAGACTTATTAAACCCATGAAAGATGGCACAAGATATACTGGAATTCGATCTTTGAAACTTGACATGAACCCAGGCACCGGTATTTGGCAGAGTATTGATGTGAAGACAGTGTTGCAAAACTGGCTCAAACAGCCTGAATCCAATTTAGGCATCGAAATAAAAGCTTTCGATGAGAACGGACGGAATCTTGCTGTAACTTTCCCAGGACCAGGGGAAGATGGATTG AACCCATTTTTAGAGGTCAGAGTTACAGACACACCAAAACGGTCCCGCAGAGATTTTGGTCTCGACTGTGACGAGCACTCAACAGAATCCCGATGTTGCCGCTACCCGCTGACAGTGGATTTCGAAGCTTTCGGATGGGATTGGATTATTGCTCCTAAAAGATACAAAGCGAATTATTGCTCCGGAGAATGTGAATTTGTGTTTTTACAAAAGTACCCGCACACCCACCTCGTGCACCAAGCCAACCCCAGGGGCTCGGCAGGCCCTTGCTGCACGCCCACCAAGATGTCCCCCATCAACATGCTGTACTTCAACGGCAAAGAACAAATCATCTACGGCAAGATACCAGCCATGGTTGTAGATCGCTGCGGGTGCTCGTGA